A DNA window from Methylocystis heyeri contains the following coding sequences:
- a CDS encoding TonB-dependent siderophore receptor, whose product MPENSPSAKRGFCAITRRRLPILPCILSASLSPSAYGQEWLPAIEVDAPKPLPSAAKPIADPSAAPGGYGAEIGPGNNGQLCAGGVCNDPKSYAAPIQSVGTKVDAPVMDTPVATKIVTHQMLEDQQAVTLDQALRNVGGVNTAGGGNAALGNTFTKLNIRGFPTQNYFRDGFRIDSFGTAFAGPGGAELANVENIEVLKGPAAVLYGAVEPGGIVNLNTRQPLDRPAYSVQQQIGGYASYRTTLDATGPLTPDKSMLYRVVGSYENDGSFRQFDYSRNWMVNPTFRWNVDADTWIRVSEQYQRNNLNQDQYFIPYYNNVIPLWLGRSVNFGPPSPYTQEQSLTELTWRHAFDKDWSIQQTAFMQLLRNNWQDIGGSTNIQDCITNPRYVGSCYTPSNSVLLNYSSYPSDNRQAEYATTVNLVGHFNTTEQIGHALLIGADYYRYNFRGVSQAPAYPGTIALLGPPTRLSPLPYGLAPSNATEQYADNLGVYLQDQIKLPYGFNVLGGARYQYINSRTGAADTSTCGLFAYPWTGVPCNFDTIAKRGQSLDHRITPRAALLWRPLEWISFYGSYSESYSPNYNGQLVYGTDQPTPPSAGVQEEAGLKLSLLNDRLQVTADYYHLVKTNIPVGVPHNFNSVLLIGEGRSQGPELEIQGEPLPGWNVNLAYANIDAIATRSMPFNVNVAPIGSPLPFVPRNTGTLSSSYEFRDGQLKGLKLGARYDYTGYLPFHHYADDGSYIYGSSAPSYGLVGVFGTYGFNYDKYKVTLQLNVDNLFDKTYFTTGGLVPSSFDAFNPNGYGQFFQPLTPGWSMQTYNFNVIGAPRTFRGSIKVAF is encoded by the coding sequence ATGCCCGAGAACTCCCCATCCGCGAAACGCGGATTTTGCGCCATCACGCGGCGTCGCCTGCCTATCCTGCCCTGTATCTTATCAGCCTCCCTGTCGCCCTCCGCCTATGGCCAGGAATGGCTTCCCGCGATCGAGGTGGATGCGCCCAAGCCGCTCCCTTCGGCCGCAAAGCCGATTGCCGACCCCTCGGCGGCCCCGGGCGGCTACGGCGCGGAAATCGGCCCCGGCAACAACGGCCAGCTCTGCGCCGGCGGAGTCTGCAACGATCCCAAATCCTATGCCGCGCCGATCCAATCGGTCGGGACCAAGGTCGACGCGCCGGTCATGGATACGCCGGTCGCGACCAAGATCGTCACGCATCAGATGCTGGAAGACCAGCAGGCCGTGACGCTCGATCAGGCGCTGCGCAATGTCGGCGGCGTCAACACAGCTGGCGGCGGTAACGCCGCGCTCGGAAATACCTTCACAAAGCTCAATATCCGAGGCTTCCCGACGCAGAATTATTTCCGCGACGGGTTCAGAATCGACAGCTTCGGGACCGCCTTCGCCGGCCCGGGCGGCGCCGAGCTGGCGAATGTCGAGAACATCGAAGTGCTGAAAGGTCCTGCCGCCGTCCTTTACGGCGCCGTGGAGCCCGGGGGCATCGTCAATCTCAACACCAGGCAGCCGCTGGATCGGCCCGCATATTCGGTCCAGCAGCAGATCGGCGGCTATGCCTCCTACCGGACCACTCTCGACGCCACCGGACCCCTAACTCCAGACAAGAGCATGCTTTACCGCGTCGTCGGATCGTACGAGAACGACGGGTCTTTCCGACAGTTCGACTACAGCAGGAATTGGATGGTCAACCCGACCTTCCGCTGGAACGTCGACGCCGACACCTGGATCAGGGTATCGGAGCAATACCAACGAAACAATCTGAACCAGGACCAGTATTTCATTCCCTATTACAACAACGTCATCCCGCTGTGGCTCGGGCGCAGCGTGAACTTCGGACCACCATCGCCCTACACGCAGGAGCAGAGCCTCACCGAGCTTACGTGGCGTCACGCCTTCGACAAGGACTGGTCGATCCAGCAGACCGCCTTCATGCAGCTCTTGCGCAACAACTGGCAGGATATCGGCGGCTCGACCAACATCCAAGATTGCATCACCAATCCACGGTACGTCGGTTCTTGCTATACACCCTCCAATTCGGTCCTACTGAATTATTCTTCTTATCCGTCCGACAACAGACAGGCGGAATATGCCACCACGGTCAATCTGGTTGGCCATTTCAATACCACCGAGCAGATCGGTCACGCCTTGCTGATCGGCGCCGATTACTACCGCTATAATTTCAGGGGCGTCAGTCAGGCGCCGGCCTATCCGGGAACGATCGCCCTCCTGGGCCCGCCGACCCGGCTTTCACCCCTGCCCTATGGACTGGCGCCGTCCAACGCCACGGAACAATACGCCGACAATCTCGGCGTCTATCTGCAGGATCAGATCAAGCTGCCCTATGGCTTCAACGTGCTGGGAGGGGCGCGCTACCAATATATCAACAGCCGGACGGGCGCCGCCGATACCTCGACCTGCGGGCTCTTTGCGTATCCCTGGACCGGCGTTCCCTGCAACTTCGACACGATCGCCAAAAGAGGCCAGTCCCTCGATCACAGGATCACGCCGCGCGCCGCGCTGCTGTGGCGGCCGCTCGAATGGATCAGCTTCTATGGTAGCTACTCGGAATCCTACAGCCCGAACTACAATGGCCAATTGGTCTACGGCACGGACCAACCGACGCCGCCGAGCGCCGGCGTGCAGGAGGAGGCGGGACTCAAGCTTTCATTGCTGAACGACAGGCTTCAAGTCACGGCCGACTATTATCATCTCGTCAAGACCAACATTCCCGTCGGCGTTCCGCACAATTTCAATTCCGTGCTGCTCATCGGCGAAGGACGATCACAGGGACCGGAACTCGAAATTCAGGGCGAGCCGCTGCCCGGCTGGAACGTGAATCTGGCCTACGCCAACATCGACGCCATTGCGACCAGGTCGATGCCCTTCAACGTCAATGTCGCACCCATTGGTTCGCCGCTACCCTTCGTTCCGCGCAACACGGGGACCCTCTCGTCGAGCTACGAATTCAGGGATGGCCAACTGAAAGGCTTGAAGCTCGGCGCGCGCTACGACTACACGGGCTATCTTCCGTTCCATCACTACGCCGACGACGGCTCCTACATCTATGGCTCGTCGGCGCCGAGCTACGGGCTGGTCGGGGTTTTTGGAACCTACGGGTTCAACTACGACAAATACAAAGTCACTCTGCAGCTCAACGTCGATAACCTCTTCGACAAAACCTACTTCACGACGGGCGGCCTGGTTCCGTCCTCCTTCGACGCCTTCAACCCCAACGGCTACGGGCAATTCTTCCAGCCGCTCACTCCGGGTTGGAGCATGCAGACATACAACTTCAACGTGATCGGCGCGCCGCGGACTTTCCGCGGCTCCATCAAAGTGGCGTTCTGA